One genomic segment of Miscanthus floridulus cultivar M001 unplaced genomic scaffold, ASM1932011v1 fs_496_1_2, whole genome shotgun sequence includes these proteins:
- the LOC136531971 gene encoding citrate-binding protein-like, with protein MRNWDIVLKSLIYSSGVWQFEGYGYILYGTSGASVMQIFGAAEHATTLMLHVYDGNLTYYHDDTRVVDAGVYDRWFRLNVVHDVAASNVTVFVDGQHRLTVPGRGGDSHYFKFGVYGQTKNGMSYLMESWWRDVKVFSKC; from the exons atgcgaaattgggacatcgttctaaagtct CTGATCTACAGCTCCGGGGTGTGGCAGTTCGAGGGCTATGGGTACATCCTGTACGGCACGTCGGGCGCGTCGGTGATGCAGATCTTCGGCGCGGCGGAGCACGCGACGACGCTGATGCTGCACGTCTACGACGGCAACCTCACCTACTACCACGATGACACGAGGGTCGTCGACGCCGGCGTCTACGACAGGTGGTTCCGCCTCAACGTGGTCCACGATGTCGCGGCGTCCAACGTGACGGTGTTTGTGGACGGCCAGCACCGCCTGACCGTGCCCGGCCGCGGCGGGGACTCGCACTACTTCAAGTTCGGCGTGTACGGGCAGACCAAGAACGGCATGTCGTACCTCATGGAGTCGTGGTGGAGGGACGTCAAGGTCTTCTCCAAGTGTTGA
- the LOC136531970 gene encoding uncharacterized protein, whose amino-acid sequence MKPLAEENEKLKEARNLSEKNIQRARCERDLAESNARDLEYQKGVLIENLAAVSEQVRSQSEQLAVVTGQLKSASEQLEKKTEQLNSVTKQKAEQDAELGQMRQAVDQLRQEKAKEAERADKLAEELKGEFLLEAKVQKENFDAVVTAMKPVLDCVDLEPVTQRDGRRQCSDTIIQRCKAAWENFKIFNHDAIMSIATHVLTVVRSHYPTMDLQSIGGGFAEGLSDAETQQLEDEVEDATKTLAGNIDLFGETDGNGGAQ is encoded by the exons ATGaagccccttgctgaggagaacgaaaaactcaaagaggccaggAACCTCTCGGAGAAGAATATCCAGAGGGCCCGATGTGAACGAGACCTTGCGgagtccaacgcgcgggacctggaataccagaagggggtcctgatCGAAAATCTGGCTGctgtgtccgagcaggtgcggagCCAGTCTGAGCAGCTGGCTGTTGTCACCGGCCAACTGAAGAGTGCTTCCGAGCAGCTGGAGAAGAAAACCGAACAGCTTAATAGTGTAACcaagcagaaagcag agcaagacgctgaGCTCGGCCAAATGCGCCAGGCCGTCGATCAACTTCgccaggagaaggcgaaggaagcagagcgggcggacaaactggctgaggagctgaaaggtgaattcctccta gaggccaaggtccaaaaggagaacttcgacGCTGTAGTCACCGCAATGAAGCCAGTGCTTGACTGTGTCGACCTGGAGCCGGTCACTCAGCGCGATGGCAGGCGGCAATGTTcagacaccatcatccagaggtgcaaggcagcatgggagaacttcaagatctTCAACCACGACGCCATTATGTCCATCGCTACTCATGTCCTCAcggttgttcggtcccattacccaACCATGGATCTTCAGTCAATAGGGGGTGGGTTTGCTGAAGGACTGAGCGAtgcggagacccagcagctggaggatgaggtggaggacgcaacAAAGACGCTAGCCGGCAATATAGATCTGTTTGGTGAGACAGATGGTAATGGCGGAGCTCAGTAA